The Halotia branconii CENA392 region ACAACCCGCCGCAATTCGACAAACTCGCTGCAATAAAGGTACTCCGTGAACAGGAAGCAAAGCTTTATCCTGTCCCATACGTGAACTTTTACCACCAGCTAAGACAATGGCGGATAGCAGTTGTGAGTCATTTGTCATTTGTGCTTCGGCGTTGCTGAATTGAGGTATGAACTTGAAAAATTCAAAATAAGTAAGTCGGTGAGAATAAATCAAACTATGTTAACTAATGTAACATTGGCTAAAATTAGCTCTTAGTAAGGGCTTTAGCCCTTTTTTTAGGACTAAAGTCTTTACCCTACGGGTGACGCTCGAAGACTCGCTCTAAGCGAAGCTATGCCGCAGGCTTTACGCTGCGCTAACGTTAGTCGCTCATGGGGAGCCACTGCGTTGGGCGGGTTTCCAAGGCACTCCGTTGGGCGGCTTTGCCGACTTGAAGGAAGTGCCGCCGACTTGTAGCAAGTGGCGTGGAAACCCCCAAGACCGCGCTAACTCACTACAAACATTGAATTTTTTACCCCGTTCTAATTAATGCTTAACGCACCAATTTATAAACAGCCTTTTGTTTATCAAGTTTCGTCTTTATAAATTTTACTTCTATGCCCTACTCTAACTACACTTATTAGTAAAATATCATCATATATTTCATATATTATGCGGTAATCTCCTACTCGGATTCGATAAGAATTTTCATTACCTTTTATTTTTTTAACTTTATCTGGACGCGGTTCTATAGCCAAATCTAAAATTCTGGCATCGATGCGTTCTTTAATATTACTTGGTAGTTTATTTAGTTGTTTTGTAGCACTTTTTGTCAATTCAATTTGATACATTAAGCCGT contains the following coding sequences:
- a CDS encoding type II toxin-antitoxin system RelE family toxin, yielding MYQIELTKSATKQLNKLPSNIKERIDARILDLAIEPRPDKVKKIKGNENSYRIRVGDYRIIYEIYDDILLISVVRVGHRSKIYKDET